In Phyllostomus discolor isolate MPI-MPIP mPhyDis1 chromosome 2, mPhyDis1.pri.v3, whole genome shotgun sequence, the following are encoded in one genomic region:
- the LOC114513214 gene encoding keratin, type II cytoskeletal 73 isoform X2, with the protein MSRQFTYKSGTAKGGFSGCSAVLLGSSSSSYRAGGKGLSGGFSSRSLYSLGGTRSISFNVTSGSGRASGFAGSMFGSVALGPMCPSMCPPGGIPQVTINKSLLAPLNVELDPKIQKVRAQEREQIKTLNDKFASFIDKVRFLEQQNQVLETKWELLQQLDLNNCKNNLEPVYEGYISTLRKQLETLSGDRVRLDAELRNMRDVVEDYKKRYEEEINKRTTAENEFVVLKKDVDAAYMSKVELQAKVDALDGEIKFFKCLYEGEIAQIQSHISDTSVILSMDNNRNLDLDSIIDEVRAQYEEIALKSKAEAEALYQSKFQELQLAAGRHGDDLKYTKNEISELTRLIQRLRSEIESVKKQCSNLEMAIADAEQRGDCALKDARAKLDELEAALHQAKEELARMLREYQELMSTKLALDIEIATYRKLLEGEECRMSGEYTNSVSISVISSSTAGTAGAGAGFGFSNVGTYGYRPGSVGYGGGGGMLPGGCVTGSGNCSPRGEAKTRLGSASEFKDSPGKTSTLSSPTRNTTR; encoded by the exons ATGAGCCGCCAATTCACTTACAAGTCAGGAACTGCCAAGGGGGGCTTCAGCGGCTGCTCAGCTGTGCTCTTGGGGAGCAGCTCATCCTCCTATCGGGCAGGGGGCAAAGGGCTCAGTGGGGGCTTCAGCAGTAGGAGCCTTTACAGCCTGGGGGGCACCCGGAGCATCTCCTTCAACGTGACCAGTGGCAGTGG CCGGGCCAGCGGTTTTGCTGGCAGCATGTTTGGCAGTGTGGCCCTGGGGCCCATGTGTCCATCTATGTGTCCTCCAGGAGGCATCCCTCAGGTCACCATCAACAAGAGCCTCCTGGCTCCCCTTAATGTGGAGCTGGACCCCAAGATCCAGAAAGTGCGTGCTCAAGAGCGGGAGCAGATCAAGACCCTCAATGACAAGTTCGCCTCCTTCATCGACAAG GTGCGGTTCCTGGAACAGCAGAACCAGGTGCTGGAGACCAAGTGggagctgctgcagcagctggaCCTGAACAACTGCAAGAACAACCTGGAGCCTGTGTACGAGGGCTACATCAGCACCCTGCGGAAGCAGCTGGAGACACTGTCTGGGGACAGGGTGAGGCTGGACGCGGAGCTGAGGAACATGCGGGACGTAGTAGAGGACTACAAGAAGAG GTATGAAGAGGAAATAAACAAACGCACAACTGCTGAGAATGAGTTTGTGGTACTTAAGAAG GATGTGGATGCAGCTTACATGAGCAAGGTGGAGCTGCAGGCCAAGGTGGACGCCCTGGATGGAGAGATCAAGTTCTTCAAATGTCTGTACGAGGGG GAGATTGCTCAGATCCAGTCTCACATCAGTGACACATCTGTCATCCTGTCCATGGACAACAACCGGAACCTGGACCTGGACAGCATCATCGATGAGGTCCGTGCCCAATATGAGGAGATTGCCCTGAAGAGCAAGGCTGAAGCTGAGGCCCTGTACCAGAGCAAG TTCCAGGAGCTCCAGTTGGCGGCTGGTCGGCATGGAGATGACCTTAAGTACACCAAAAATGAGATCTCAGAGCTGACCCGGCTCATCCAAAGGCTGCGCTCAGAGATTGAGAGTGTGAAGAAGCAG TGCTCCAACCTGGAGATGGCCATCGCTGATGCCGAGCAGCGGGGTGACTGTGCCCTGAAGGATGCCCGGGCCAAGCTGGACGAGCTGGAGGCTGCCCTGCATCAGGCCAAGGAGGAGCTGGCCAGGATGCTAAGGGAGTACCAGGAGCTCATGAGCACAAAGCTGGCCTTGGACATCGAAATCGCTACCTATCGCAAGCTGCTGGAAGGCGAGGAGTGCAG GATGTCTGGAGAATacaccaactctgtgagcattt CGGTCATCAGCAGCTCCACGGCCGGGACCGCAGGTGCAGGGGCCGGCTTTGGGTTCAGCAATGTGGGCACCTATGGCTACCGGCCCGGCTCTGTGGGctacggcggcggcggcggcatgCTCCctggaggctgtgtcactggcaGTGGAAACTGCAGCCCTCGTGGGGAGGCCAAAACCAGGCTGGGGAGTGCAAGTGAGTTCAAGGACTCCCCCGGCAAGACCTCAACTCTGAGCTCACCCACCAGGAACACCACAAGATAA
- the LOC114513214 gene encoding keratin, type II cytoskeletal 73 isoform X1: MSRQFTYKSGTAKGGFSGCSAVLLGSSSSSYRAGGKGLSGGFSSRSLYSLGGTRSISFNVTSGSGWMGSYGFGRSRASGFAGSMFGSVALGPMCPSMCPPGGIPQVTINKSLLAPLNVELDPKIQKVRAQEREQIKTLNDKFASFIDKVRFLEQQNQVLETKWELLQQLDLNNCKNNLEPVYEGYISTLRKQLETLSGDRVRLDAELRNMRDVVEDYKKRYEEEINKRTTAENEFVVLKKDVDAAYMSKVELQAKVDALDGEIKFFKCLYEGEIAQIQSHISDTSVILSMDNNRNLDLDSIIDEVRAQYEEIALKSKAEAEALYQSKFQELQLAAGRHGDDLKYTKNEISELTRLIQRLRSEIESVKKQCSNLEMAIADAEQRGDCALKDARAKLDELEAALHQAKEELARMLREYQELMSTKLALDIEIATYRKLLEGEECRMSGEYTNSVSISVISSSTAGTAGAGAGFGFSNVGTYGYRPGSVGYGGGGGMLPGGCVTGSGNCSPRGEAKTRLGSASEFKDSPGKTSTLSSPTRNTTR, encoded by the exons ATGAGCCGCCAATTCACTTACAAGTCAGGAACTGCCAAGGGGGGCTTCAGCGGCTGCTCAGCTGTGCTCTTGGGGAGCAGCTCATCCTCCTATCGGGCAGGGGGCAAAGGGCTCAGTGGGGGCTTCAGCAGTAGGAGCCTTTACAGCCTGGGGGGCACCCGGAGCATCTCCTTCAACGTGACCAGTGGCAGTGGGTGGATGGGGAGCTATGGGTTTGGCCGAAGCCGGGCCAGCGGTTTTGCTGGCAGCATGTTTGGCAGTGTGGCCCTGGGGCCCATGTGTCCATCTATGTGTCCTCCAGGAGGCATCCCTCAGGTCACCATCAACAAGAGCCTCCTGGCTCCCCTTAATGTGGAGCTGGACCCCAAGATCCAGAAAGTGCGTGCTCAAGAGCGGGAGCAGATCAAGACCCTCAATGACAAGTTCGCCTCCTTCATCGACAAG GTGCGGTTCCTGGAACAGCAGAACCAGGTGCTGGAGACCAAGTGggagctgctgcagcagctggaCCTGAACAACTGCAAGAACAACCTGGAGCCTGTGTACGAGGGCTACATCAGCACCCTGCGGAAGCAGCTGGAGACACTGTCTGGGGACAGGGTGAGGCTGGACGCGGAGCTGAGGAACATGCGGGACGTAGTAGAGGACTACAAGAAGAG GTATGAAGAGGAAATAAACAAACGCACAACTGCTGAGAATGAGTTTGTGGTACTTAAGAAG GATGTGGATGCAGCTTACATGAGCAAGGTGGAGCTGCAGGCCAAGGTGGACGCCCTGGATGGAGAGATCAAGTTCTTCAAATGTCTGTACGAGGGG GAGATTGCTCAGATCCAGTCTCACATCAGTGACACATCTGTCATCCTGTCCATGGACAACAACCGGAACCTGGACCTGGACAGCATCATCGATGAGGTCCGTGCCCAATATGAGGAGATTGCCCTGAAGAGCAAGGCTGAAGCTGAGGCCCTGTACCAGAGCAAG TTCCAGGAGCTCCAGTTGGCGGCTGGTCGGCATGGAGATGACCTTAAGTACACCAAAAATGAGATCTCAGAGCTGACCCGGCTCATCCAAAGGCTGCGCTCAGAGATTGAGAGTGTGAAGAAGCAG TGCTCCAACCTGGAGATGGCCATCGCTGATGCCGAGCAGCGGGGTGACTGTGCCCTGAAGGATGCCCGGGCCAAGCTGGACGAGCTGGAGGCTGCCCTGCATCAGGCCAAGGAGGAGCTGGCCAGGATGCTAAGGGAGTACCAGGAGCTCATGAGCACAAAGCTGGCCTTGGACATCGAAATCGCTACCTATCGCAAGCTGCTGGAAGGCGAGGAGTGCAG GATGTCTGGAGAATacaccaactctgtgagcattt CGGTCATCAGCAGCTCCACGGCCGGGACCGCAGGTGCAGGGGCCGGCTTTGGGTTCAGCAATGTGGGCACCTATGGCTACCGGCCCGGCTCTGTGGGctacggcggcggcggcggcatgCTCCctggaggctgtgtcactggcaGTGGAAACTGCAGCCCTCGTGGGGAGGCCAAAACCAGGCTGGGGAGTGCAAGTGAGTTCAAGGACTCCCCCGGCAAGACCTCAACTCTGAGCTCACCCACCAGGAACACCACAAGATAA
- the LOC114513214 gene encoding keratin, type II cytoskeletal 73 isoform X3: MSRQFTYKSGTAKGGFSGCSAVLLGSSSSSYRAGGKGLSGGFSSRSLYSLGGTRSISFNVTSGSGRASGFAGSMFGSVALGPMCPSMCPPGGIPQVTINKSLLAPLNVELDPKIQKVRAQEREQIKTLNDKFASFIDKVRFLEQQNQVLETKWELLQQLDLNNCKNNLEPVYEGYISTLRKQLETLSGDRVRLDAELRNMRDVVEDYKKRYEEEINKRTTAENEFVVLKKDVDAAYMSKVELQAKVDALDGEIKFFKCLYEGEIAQIQSHISDTSVILSMDNNRNLDLDSIIDEVRAQYEEIALKSKAEAEALYQSKCSNLEMAIADAEQRGDCALKDARAKLDELEAALHQAKEELARMLREYQELMSTKLALDIEIATYRKLLEGEECRMSGEYTNSVSISVISSSTAGTAGAGAGFGFSNVGTYGYRPGSVGYGGGGGMLPGGCVTGSGNCSPRGEAKTRLGSASEFKDSPGKTSTLSSPTRNTTR; encoded by the exons ATGAGCCGCCAATTCACTTACAAGTCAGGAACTGCCAAGGGGGGCTTCAGCGGCTGCTCAGCTGTGCTCTTGGGGAGCAGCTCATCCTCCTATCGGGCAGGGGGCAAAGGGCTCAGTGGGGGCTTCAGCAGTAGGAGCCTTTACAGCCTGGGGGGCACCCGGAGCATCTCCTTCAACGTGACCAGTGGCAGTGG CCGGGCCAGCGGTTTTGCTGGCAGCATGTTTGGCAGTGTGGCCCTGGGGCCCATGTGTCCATCTATGTGTCCTCCAGGAGGCATCCCTCAGGTCACCATCAACAAGAGCCTCCTGGCTCCCCTTAATGTGGAGCTGGACCCCAAGATCCAGAAAGTGCGTGCTCAAGAGCGGGAGCAGATCAAGACCCTCAATGACAAGTTCGCCTCCTTCATCGACAAG GTGCGGTTCCTGGAACAGCAGAACCAGGTGCTGGAGACCAAGTGggagctgctgcagcagctggaCCTGAACAACTGCAAGAACAACCTGGAGCCTGTGTACGAGGGCTACATCAGCACCCTGCGGAAGCAGCTGGAGACACTGTCTGGGGACAGGGTGAGGCTGGACGCGGAGCTGAGGAACATGCGGGACGTAGTAGAGGACTACAAGAAGAG GTATGAAGAGGAAATAAACAAACGCACAACTGCTGAGAATGAGTTTGTGGTACTTAAGAAG GATGTGGATGCAGCTTACATGAGCAAGGTGGAGCTGCAGGCCAAGGTGGACGCCCTGGATGGAGAGATCAAGTTCTTCAAATGTCTGTACGAGGGG GAGATTGCTCAGATCCAGTCTCACATCAGTGACACATCTGTCATCCTGTCCATGGACAACAACCGGAACCTGGACCTGGACAGCATCATCGATGAGGTCCGTGCCCAATATGAGGAGATTGCCCTGAAGAGCAAGGCTGAAGCTGAGGCCCTGTACCAGAGCAAG TGCTCCAACCTGGAGATGGCCATCGCTGATGCCGAGCAGCGGGGTGACTGTGCCCTGAAGGATGCCCGGGCCAAGCTGGACGAGCTGGAGGCTGCCCTGCATCAGGCCAAGGAGGAGCTGGCCAGGATGCTAAGGGAGTACCAGGAGCTCATGAGCACAAAGCTGGCCTTGGACATCGAAATCGCTACCTATCGCAAGCTGCTGGAAGGCGAGGAGTGCAG GATGTCTGGAGAATacaccaactctgtgagcattt CGGTCATCAGCAGCTCCACGGCCGGGACCGCAGGTGCAGGGGCCGGCTTTGGGTTCAGCAATGTGGGCACCTATGGCTACCGGCCCGGCTCTGTGGGctacggcggcggcggcggcatgCTCCctggaggctgtgtcactggcaGTGGAAACTGCAGCCCTCGTGGGGAGGCCAAAACCAGGCTGGGGAGTGCAAGTGAGTTCAAGGACTCCCCCGGCAAGACCTCAACTCTGAGCTCACCCACCAGGAACACCACAAGATAA
- the KRT72 gene encoding keratin, type II cytoskeletal 72 isoform X1 has product MSRQLHPFPGGERLGFSGCSAVISGRVSSSSTSFRAGIKGTAAFGSRSLLSLGGGRRLALSASAGRGGAFALGHYTGTGGRMGGFVGTVFGNTGLGPVCPSVCPPGGIPQVTVNKSLLAPLNVELDPEIQKVRAQEREQIKALNNKFASFIDKVRFLEQQNQVLETKWSLLQQLDVNNCKNNLEPMYEGYISTLRKQLETLSGDRVRLDSELRNMQDLVEDYKKRYEVEINRRTAAENEFVVLKKDVDAAYMNKVELQAKVDSLTDEIKFFKCLYEGEIAQIQSHISDTSVILSMDNNRNLDLDSIIDEVRAQYEEIALKSKAEAEALYQSKIQELQVTAGQHGDDLKLTKAEISEINRLIQRIRSEIGSVKKQCSNLETAIADAEQRGDCALKDARAKLDELEGALHQAKEELGRMLREYQELMSLKLSLDVEIATYRKLLEGEECRMSGEYPNSVSISVISNTGAGAGGAGFSVGFGASSSYSYKPAADLKTKGSCGSEFKDPLTKSSGSCCATKKKASR; this is encoded by the exons ATGAGCCGCCAGCTGCACCCTTTCCCTGGTGGGGAACGCCTGGGCTTCAGCGGCTGCTCAGCAGTCATCTCAGGCCGGGTCAGCAGCAGTTCCACCTCGTTCAGGGCTGGCATCAAGGGTACGGCTGCCTTTGGGAGCAGAAGCCTCTTGAGTTTAGGTGGTGGCCGACGCCTGGCTCTGAGCGCCTCAGCCGGGCGAGGAGGTGCCTTTGCTCTGGGCCACTACACGGGCACCGGTGGCCGTATGGGGGGCTTCGTGGGCACTGTCTTTGGCAACACTGGGCTGGGGCCTGTATGTCCATCTGTGTGCCCACCAGGTGGCATCCCTCAGGTCACCGTCAACAAGAGCCTCCTGGCCCCACTCAATGTGGAACTGGACCCCGAGATCCAGAAAGTGCGTGCCCAGGAGCGGGAGCAGATCAAGGCGCTGAACAACAAGTTCGCCTCCTTCATTGACAAG GTGCGGTTCCTGGAGCAGCAGAACCAGGTGCTGGAGACCAAGTGGAGCCTCCTGCAGCAGTTGGATGTGAACAATTGCAAGAACAACCTGGAGCCCATGTACGAGGGCTACATCAGCACCCTGCGGAAGCAGCTGGAGACGCTGTCCGGGGACAGGGTGAGGCTGGACTCGGAGCTGAGGAACATGCAGGATTTGGTGGAGGACTACAAGAAGAG GTACGAGGTGGAGATTAACAGACGCACAGCTGCTGAGAATGAGTTTGTGGTGCTCAAGAAG GATGTGGATGCTGCCTACATGAACAAGGTTGAGCTCCAGGCCAAGGTGGACTCCTTGACAGATGAGATCAAATTCTTCAAGTGTCTCTATGAAGGA GAGATTGCTCAGATCCAGTCCCACATCAGTGACACATCTGTCATCCTGTCCATGGACAACAACCGGAACCTGGACCTGGACAGCATCATCGATGAGGTCCGTGCCCAGTACGAGGAGATCGCCCTGAAGAGCAAGGCTGAGGCCGAGGCCCTGTACCAGAGCAAG ATCCAGGAGCTGCAGGTCACAGCGGGCCAGCATGGGGACGACCTCAAACTCACCAAGGCTGAGATTTCAGAGATCAACCGGCTGATCCAGAGGATCCGCTCAGAGATAGGGAGTGTGAAGAAGCAG TGCTCCAACCTGGAGACGGCCATCGCTGATGCCGAGCAGCGGGGTGACTGTGCCCTGAAGGATGCCCGGGCCAAGCTGGACGAACTGGAGGGCGCCCTGCACCAGGCCAAGGAGGAGCTGGGCCGGATGCTGAGGGAGTACCAGGAGCTCATGAGCCTGAAGCTGTCCCTGGACGTGGAGATCGCCACCTACCGCAAGCTGCTGGAGGGCGAGGAGTGCCG GATGTCTGGTGAATATCCGAATTCCGTGAGCATCT CTGTCATCAGCAACACCggagctggggcaggaggggctggttTCAGCGTTGGCTTTGGAGCCTCCAGCAGTTACAGCTACAAACCCGCGGCAGACCTCAAAACCAAAGGCAGCTGTGGCAGCGAGTTCAAGGACCCCCTTACCAAATCCTCGGGCAGCTGCTGTGCGACCAAAAAGAAGGCCTCCAGATGA
- the KRT72 gene encoding keratin, type II cytoskeletal 72 isoform X2, whose protein sequence is MSRQLHPFPGGERLGFSGCSAVISGRVSSSSTSFRAGIKGTAAFGSRSLLSLGGGRRLALSASAGRGGAFALGHYTGTGGRMGGFVGTVFGNTGLGPVCPSVCPPGGIPQVTVNKSLLAPLNVELDPEIQKVRAQEREQIKALNNKFASFIDKVRFLEQQNQVLETKWSLLQQLDVNNCKNNLEPMYEGYISTLRKQLETLSGDRVRLDSELRNMQDLVEDYKKRYEVEINRRTAAENEFVVLKKDVDAAYMNKVELQAKVDSLTDEIKFFKCLYEGEIAQIQSHISDTSVILSMDNNRNLDLDSIIDEVRAQYEEIALKSKAEAEALYQSKCSNLETAIADAEQRGDCALKDARAKLDELEGALHQAKEELGRMLREYQELMSLKLSLDVEIATYRKLLEGEECRMSGEYPNSVSISVISNTGAGAGGAGFSVGFGASSSYSYKPAADLKTKGSCGSEFKDPLTKSSGSCCATKKKASR, encoded by the exons ATGAGCCGCCAGCTGCACCCTTTCCCTGGTGGGGAACGCCTGGGCTTCAGCGGCTGCTCAGCAGTCATCTCAGGCCGGGTCAGCAGCAGTTCCACCTCGTTCAGGGCTGGCATCAAGGGTACGGCTGCCTTTGGGAGCAGAAGCCTCTTGAGTTTAGGTGGTGGCCGACGCCTGGCTCTGAGCGCCTCAGCCGGGCGAGGAGGTGCCTTTGCTCTGGGCCACTACACGGGCACCGGTGGCCGTATGGGGGGCTTCGTGGGCACTGTCTTTGGCAACACTGGGCTGGGGCCTGTATGTCCATCTGTGTGCCCACCAGGTGGCATCCCTCAGGTCACCGTCAACAAGAGCCTCCTGGCCCCACTCAATGTGGAACTGGACCCCGAGATCCAGAAAGTGCGTGCCCAGGAGCGGGAGCAGATCAAGGCGCTGAACAACAAGTTCGCCTCCTTCATTGACAAG GTGCGGTTCCTGGAGCAGCAGAACCAGGTGCTGGAGACCAAGTGGAGCCTCCTGCAGCAGTTGGATGTGAACAATTGCAAGAACAACCTGGAGCCCATGTACGAGGGCTACATCAGCACCCTGCGGAAGCAGCTGGAGACGCTGTCCGGGGACAGGGTGAGGCTGGACTCGGAGCTGAGGAACATGCAGGATTTGGTGGAGGACTACAAGAAGAG GTACGAGGTGGAGATTAACAGACGCACAGCTGCTGAGAATGAGTTTGTGGTGCTCAAGAAG GATGTGGATGCTGCCTACATGAACAAGGTTGAGCTCCAGGCCAAGGTGGACTCCTTGACAGATGAGATCAAATTCTTCAAGTGTCTCTATGAAGGA GAGATTGCTCAGATCCAGTCCCACATCAGTGACACATCTGTCATCCTGTCCATGGACAACAACCGGAACCTGGACCTGGACAGCATCATCGATGAGGTCCGTGCCCAGTACGAGGAGATCGCCCTGAAGAGCAAGGCTGAGGCCGAGGCCCTGTACCAGAGCAAG TGCTCCAACCTGGAGACGGCCATCGCTGATGCCGAGCAGCGGGGTGACTGTGCCCTGAAGGATGCCCGGGCCAAGCTGGACGAACTGGAGGGCGCCCTGCACCAGGCCAAGGAGGAGCTGGGCCGGATGCTGAGGGAGTACCAGGAGCTCATGAGCCTGAAGCTGTCCCTGGACGTGGAGATCGCCACCTACCGCAAGCTGCTGGAGGGCGAGGAGTGCCG GATGTCTGGTGAATATCCGAATTCCGTGAGCATCT CTGTCATCAGCAACACCggagctggggcaggaggggctggttTCAGCGTTGGCTTTGGAGCCTCCAGCAGTTACAGCTACAAACCCGCGGCAGACCTCAAAACCAAAGGCAGCTGTGGCAGCGAGTTCAAGGACCCCCTTACCAAATCCTCGGGCAGCTGCTGTGCGACCAAAAAGAAGGCCTCCAGATGA